From Stigmatopora argus isolate UIUO_Sarg chromosome 14, RoL_Sarg_1.0, whole genome shotgun sequence, the proteins below share one genomic window:
- the angptl6 gene encoding angiopoietin-related protein 6 produces MEYSAAIGLTLFLALSLDLLQVNGLGPNLENTEIHPPTSSDTKPGRCSYTFIVPQQKLSGALCLDTKAAANQSDVATLRAELKHQQGQLQSLQKLLEHEGSFVTEMRILRKESSSMNSRIAQLYSQLLQEIIHKKDQTLEHRRVENLLLNATAQALQVSSNFRELEKKYGSLTSMLSSQSQLIARLENQCHCKEDPQSTMVPTHPPESQSSPLVNDSSEIRNELQRDQSGVQQDKSSEEFLHLSTTASPSTVQPLISFPATKTPGPWRDCQHVLESGETTTGIYLLRLQSANRLLQAWCEQNHAQGGWTVIQRRQDGSVNFFRTWELYKQGFGNLDGEYWLGLEHLYWLTKQAKYKLRVVLDDWQGRQVFAEYDSFRLEPESDWYRLRLGQYRGNAGDSLSWHNNKPFTTLDKDKDSYTGNCAHYQKGGWWYHMCAHSNLNGVWYRGGHYRSRYQDGVYWAEFHGGAYSLKRVLMMVKPV; encoded by the exons ATGGAGTACTCGGCGGCGATAGGCCTGACTCTTTTTTTGGCATTAAGTTTGGACCTGCTGCAGGTCAATGGCCTGGGACCTAATCTGGAGAACACAGAAATACATCCACCGACTTCCTCAGATACCAAACCGGGCCGTTGCTCCTACACGTTTATCGTCCCCCAGCAAAAATTATCTGGAGCATTGTGCTTGGACACAAAAGCCGCCGCCAACCAGTCGGACGTAGCCACGCTACGGGCAGAGCTGAAGCACCAGCAGGGGCAGCTGCAGAGCCTacagaagctgctggaacacgaGGGCAGTTTTGTCACTGAAATGAGAATTCTACGCAAAGAAAGCAGCAGCATGAACTCCAGGATTGCCCAGCTCTACAGCCAACTTCTACAGGAGATTATCCACAAGAAGGACCAGACGTTGGAACACCGTAGGGTGGAGAACCTCCTGCTTAATGCCACAGCGCAA GCACTGCAGGTTTCCAGCAACTTCAGAGAACTGGAGAAAAAATATGGCTCCCTCACCTCCATGCTGAGCTCCCAAAGCCAACTGATTGCTCGTCTAGAGAATCAATGCCACTGTAAGGAGGACCCTCAATCTACTATG GTGCCGACACATCCGCCTGAAAGTCAGTCCAGTCCGCTGGTTAATGACAGCTCTGAAATCAGGAACGAGCTTCAAAGGGATCAAAGTGGCGTGCAGCAAGACAAATCCTCAGAGGAGTTCCTGCATCTCAGCACCACTGCTAGTCCCTCAACGGTCCAGCCTCTAATTAGCTTCCCTGCTACCAAGACCCCAG GGCCGTGGCGGGACTGCCAGCATGTGCTGGAATCTGGCGAGACAACCACCGGTATCTACCTGTTGCGCTTGCAAAGTGCCAACCGACTCCTACAGGCCTGGTGTGAACAGAATCATGCTCAAGGAGGCTGGACGGTCATCCAGAGGAGGCAGGATGGCTCAGTCAACTTCTTCAGGACCTGGGAACTGTATAAG CAAGGTTTTGGAAACCTGGATGGGGAGTACTGGCTGGGCCTGGAGCACCTGTACTGGCTGACCAAACAGGCCAAATACAAGCTGCGTGTGGTTCTGGACGACTGGCAGGGCCGGCAGGTGTTTGCCGAGTACGACAGCTTTCGCCTGGAACCCGAGAGCGACTGGTATCGACTGCGCTTAGGCCAATACCGCGGCAACGCTGGGGATTCACTGTCGTGGCACAATAATAAGCCCTTCACTACTCTGGATAAGGATAAAGACAGTTACACAG GTAATTGTGCCCACTACCAGAAAGGAGGCTGGTGGTACCACATGTGCGCCCACTCCAATCTCAACGGAGTGTGGTATCGAGGCGGTCACTACCGCAGCCGCTACCAGGACGGCGTCTACTGGGCGGAATTTCACGGAGGTGCCTACTCACTCAAGCGTGTCCTCATGATGGTCAAGCCTGTTTAG